A DNA window from Drosophila sulfurigaster albostrigata strain 15112-1811.04 unplaced genomic scaffold, ASM2355843v2 contig_454_pilon, whole genome shotgun sequence contains the following coding sequences:
- the LOC133849778 gene encoding histone H1-like: protein MSDSAVATSASPVAAPPATPASEKKVAAKKAASASKVKKPAVPPSHPPTQQMVDASILNLKERGGSSLMAIKKYISATYKCDAQKLAPFIKKYLKSAVASGKLIQAKGKGASGSFKLSASAKKEPKPKAKSSSVEKKPKKVAASAAAAKKKAAGTKAKKAAGSAEKKPSKAVATKKTAEKKKTEKAKTKEAKKSGTVKAKPTTAKAAPKSSAAKAKAPKPKTATAKPKPKKAAAAAASPKKAAVAAKKPKAKTTAAAKK from the coding sequence ATGTCAGACTCCGCAGTTGCAACATCCGCATCTCCCGTGGCTGCCCCACCAGCTACTCCCGCATCTGAGAAGAAGGTGGCTGCTAAGAAAGCAGCATCTGCATCGAAGGTGAAGAAGCCGGCAGTTCCACCATCACATCCTCCAACTCAGCAAATGGTGGACGCATCAATCCTGAACCTTAAAGAACGTGGTGGTTCGTCGCTTATGGCAATCAAGAAGTACATCAGTGCCACATACAAGTGCGATGCCCAGAAATTGGCACCATTCATTAAGAAGTACCTGAAGAGCGCTGTTGCCAGCGGAAAACTTATCCAAGCTAAAGGCAAGGGCGCATCTGGTTCGTTCAAATTGTCTGCATCTGCCAAAAAGGAGCCGAAGCCAAAAGCTAAATCTTCCTCAGTGGAAAAGAAACCGAAGAAGGTtgctgcatcagcagcagcagctaagaaGAAGGCTGCCGGCACCAAGGCCAAGAAAGCAGCAGGGTCCGCTGAGAAGAAACCAAGCAAAGCTGTAGCAACCAAGAAGACCGctgagaagaagaagactgaGAAAGCCAAGACTAAGGAGGCCAAGAAGAGTGGTACAGTAAAGGCTAAGCCCACAACAGCAAAGGCGGCGCCCAAATCGAGTGCTGCGAAGGCAAAAGCACCAAAGCCCAAGACCGCAACTGCCAAGCCGAAGCCaaagaaggcagcagcagcggcagcgtcgCCAAAGAAAGCCGCAGTGGCTGCAAAGAAACCCAAGGCAAAAACTACAGCTGCAGCCAAGAAATAA
- the LOC133849805 gene encoding histone H2B, whose product MPPKTSGKAAKKAGKAQKNITKNDKKKKRKRKESYAIYIYKVLKQVHPDTGISSKAMSIMNSFVNDIFERIAAEASRLAHYNKRSTITSREIQTAVRLLLPGELAKHAVSEGTKAVTKYTSSK is encoded by the coding sequence aTGCCGCCCAAGACTAGTGGAAAGGCAGCCAAGAAGGCTGGCAAAGCGCAGAAAAACATCACCAAGAacgacaagaagaagaagcgcaaGAGGAAGGAAAGCTATGCCATCTACATCTACAAAGTGCTGAAGCAGGTCCATCCTGACACCGGTATCTCGTCGAAGGCAATGAGCATCATGAACAGCTTTGTGAACGACATTTTCGAGCGCATTGCTGCCGAGGCCTCCCGTTTGGCTCACTACAACAAGCGGTCGACTATCACCAGTCGGGAAATCCAAACCGCTGTCCGTCTCTTGCTGCCTGGAGAATTGGCCAAGCACGCTGTCAGTGAGGGAACCAAGGCTGTCACCAAGTACACGAGCTCGAAGTAA
- the LOC133849783 gene encoding histone H4, with amino-acid sequence MTGRGKGGKGLGKGGAKRHRKVLRDNIQGITKPAIRRLARRGGVKRISGLIYEETRGVLKVFLENVIRDAVTYTEHAKRKTVTAMDVVYALKRQGRTLYGFGG; translated from the coding sequence atgactGGTCGTGGTAAAGGTGGCAAGGGCTTGGGAAAAGGTGGCGCCAAGCGTCATCGCAAAGTGTTGCGTGATAACATCCAGGGTATCACGAAGCCAGCTATCCGTCGTCTAGCTCGTCGTGGCGGTGTGAAGCGCATCTCTGGTCTTATTTATGAGGAAACTCGTGGTGTGCTGAAGGTTTTCTTGGAAAACGTTATCCGTGATGCAGTCACATACACCGAACACGCCAAGAGGAAGACAGTCACAGCCATGGATGTTGTGTACGCTCTGAAGAGGCAAGGCCGCACTCTGTACGGTTTCGGCGGCtaa
- the LOC133849779 gene encoding histone H1-like: protein MSDSAVATSASPVAAPPATPASEKKVAAKKAASASKVKKPAVPPSHPPTQQMVDASILNLKERGGSSLMAIKKYISATYKCDAQKLAPFIKKYLKSAVASGKLIQAKGKGASGSFKLSASAKKEPKPKAKSSSVEKKPKKVAASAAAAKKKAAGTKAKKAAGSAEKKPSKAVATKKTAEKKKTEKAKTKEAKKSGTVKAKTTTAKAAPKSSAAKAKAPKPKTATAKPKPKKAAAAAASPKKAAVAAKKPKAKTTAAAKK from the coding sequence ATGTCAGACTCCGCAGTTGCAACATCCGCATCTCCCGTGGCTGCCCCACCAGCTACTCCCGCATCTGAGAAGAAGGTGGCTGCTAAGAAAGCAGCATCTGCATCGAAGGTGAAGAAGCCGGCAGTTCCACCATCACATCCTCCAACTCAGCAAATGGTGGACGCATCAATCCTGAACCTTAAAGAACGTGGTGGTTCGTCGCTTATGGCAATCAAGAAGTACATCAGTGCCACATACAAGTGCGATGCCCAGAAATTGGCACCATTCATTAAGAAGTACCTGAAGAGCGCTGTTGCCAGCGGAAAACTTATCCAAGCTAAAGGCAAGGGCGCATCTGGTTCGTTCAAATTGTCTGCATCTGCCAAAAAGGAGCCGAAGCCAAAAGCTAAATCTTCCTCAGTGGAAAAGAAACCGAAGAAGGTtgctgcatcagcagcagcagctaagaaGAAGGCTGCCGGCACCAAGGCCAAGAAAGCAGCAGGGTCCGCTGAGAAGAAACCAAGCAAAGCTGTAGCAACCAAGAAGACCGctgagaagaagaagactgaGAAAGCCAAGACTAAGGAGGCCAAGAAGAGTGGTACAGTAAAGGCTAAGaccacaacagcaaaggcGGCGCCCAAATCGAGTGCTGCGAAGGCAAAAGCACCAAAGCCCAAGACCGCAACTGCCAAGCCGAAGCCaaagaaggcagcagcagcggcagcgtcgCCAAAGAAAGCCGCAGTGGCTGCAAAGAAACCCAAGGCAAAAACTACAGCTGCAGCCAAGAAATAA
- the LOC133849780 gene encoding histone H2A has product MSGRGKGGKVKGKAKSRSNRAGLQFPVGRIHRLLRKGNYAERVGAGAPVYLAAVMEYLAAEVLELAGNAARDNKKTRIIPRHLQLAIRNDEELNKLLSGVTIAQGGVLPNIQAVLLPKKTEKKA; this is encoded by the coding sequence atgtctggTCGTGGTAAAGGTGGCAAAGTTAAGGGAAAGGCAAAGTCTCGTTCCAACCGCGCTGGTCTTCAGTTCCCCGTTGGCCGTATTCACCGTCTGCTTCGCAAGGGCAACTATGCCGAGCGTGTTGGTGCTGGTGCTCCTGTGTACCTGGCTGCTGTGATGGAATACTTGGCTGCTGAAGTTTTGGAGTTGGCTGGTAACGCAGCCCGTGACAACAAGAAGACTAGGATTATCCCACGTCATCTGCAATTGGCCATCCGCAACGATGAGGAGTTGAACAAACTGCTTTCGGGTGTCACCATTGCCCAGGGCGGTGTTTTGCCTAATATTCAGGCTGTTCTCTTGCCCAAGAAGACCGAAAAGAAggcttaa
- the LOC133849786 gene encoding histone H2A, with translation MSGRGKGGKVKGKAKSRSNRAGLQFPVGRIHRLLRKGNYAERVGAGAPVYLAAVMEYLAAEVLELAGNAARDNKKTRIIPRHLQLAIRNDEELNKLLSGVTIAQGGVLPNIQAVLLPKKTEKKA, from the coding sequence atgtctgGTCGTGGTAAAGGTGGCAAAGTTAAGGGAAAGGCAAAGTCTCGTTCCAACCGCGCTGGTCTTCAGTTCCCCGTTGGCCGTATTCACCGTCTGCTTCGCAAGGGCAACTATGCCGAGCGTGTTGGTGCTGGTGCTCCTGTGTACCTGGCTGCTGTGATGGAATACTTGGCTGCTGAAGTTTTGGAGTTGGCTGGTAACGCAGCCCGTGACAACAAGAAGACTAGGATTATCCCACGTCATCTGCAATTGGCCATCCGCAACGATGAGGAGTTGAACAAACTGCTTTCGGGTGTCACCATTGCCCAGGGCGGTGTTTTGCCTAATATTCAGGCTGTTCTCTTGCCCAAGAAGACCGAAAAGAAggcttaa